One Thauera sp. K11 DNA window includes the following coding sequences:
- the alaS gene encoding alanine--tRNA ligase translates to MKSAEIRDKFLKFFESKGHQIVASSSLVPHEDPTLLFTNAGMNQFKDVFLGFDKRPYTRATTSQKCVRAGGKHNDLENVGYTARHHTFFEMLGNFSFGDYFKRDAIGYAWELLTEVFRLPKDRLWVTVYAEDDEAYGIWTKEVGVPAERVIRIGDNKGARYASDNFWMMGDTGPCGPCTEIFYDHGPDIWGGPPGSPEEDGDRYIEIWNNVFMQFNRDEQGVMHPLPRPSVDTGMGLERISAVLQGVHSNYEIDLFQALIGAAARETSGADMDAPSLKVLADHIRACSFLIADGVIPGNEGRGYVLRRIVRRAIRHGYKLGARAAFFHRMVPDLVAEMGAAYPELKAGEKRVAEVLKQEEERFFATIENGMAIVEAELAAMEAAGEKVFDGGTAFKLHDTFGFPLDLTADICRERGVTVDAPAFDAAMARQKEQARAAGKFRMVANLDYDGPETTFHGYELLEEKGNILALYKDGAAINELAEGDMGVVVLDHTPFYAESGGQAGDRGELRGSAGIFGVEDTQKIQAAVFGHHGVVRTGRLSVGQGVNARVDVAARLATARNHSVTHLMHKALREVLGAHVQQKGSLVDSDKTRFDFAHTAPMTPEEIREVEEIVNREILANAATEAAVMALEDAQKAGAMMLFGEKYGDEVRVLTIGSSKELCGGTHVARTGDIGLFKIVSEGGVAAGIRRVEAVTGENALHYAQEQERRVQGMSALLKVQPDEVAERVAGILDNVRALEKELARLKSRLASSQGDDLADQAADVKGIKVLAATLDGADMPTLRETMDKLKDKLKSAAIVLAAVADGKVSLIAGVTADQTARVKAGELVNFVAQQVGGKGGGRPDMAQAGGTQPENLPAALAAVRDWVEERL, encoded by the coding sequence ATGAAATCCGCCGAAATCCGCGACAAGTTCCTCAAGTTCTTCGAATCCAAGGGCCACCAGATCGTGGCTTCGAGCTCGCTGGTGCCGCACGAGGACCCGACGCTGCTGTTCACCAACGCCGGCATGAACCAGTTCAAGGATGTGTTCCTCGGCTTCGACAAGCGTCCCTACACCCGCGCCACCACCTCGCAGAAGTGCGTCCGCGCCGGCGGCAAGCACAACGACCTGGAAAACGTCGGCTACACCGCGCGCCACCACACCTTCTTCGAGATGCTGGGCAACTTCAGCTTCGGCGACTACTTCAAGCGCGATGCGATCGGCTACGCATGGGAACTGCTCACCGAGGTCTTCCGGTTGCCCAAGGACAGGCTGTGGGTCACGGTGTATGCGGAGGACGACGAAGCCTACGGCATCTGGACGAAGGAGGTCGGCGTGCCCGCCGAGCGCGTGATCCGCATCGGCGACAACAAGGGCGCGCGCTACGCTTCGGACAACTTCTGGATGATGGGCGACACCGGCCCCTGCGGCCCGTGCACCGAGATCTTCTACGACCACGGCCCCGACATCTGGGGCGGCCCCCCGGGCTCGCCCGAGGAGGACGGCGACCGCTACATCGAGATCTGGAACAACGTGTTCATGCAGTTCAACCGCGACGAGCAGGGCGTGATGCATCCGCTGCCCAGGCCGTCGGTCGATACCGGCATGGGCCTCGAGCGCATCTCGGCGGTGCTGCAGGGCGTGCATAGCAACTACGAGATCGACCTGTTCCAGGCGCTGATCGGGGCCGCCGCGCGCGAGACCTCGGGCGCCGACATGGATGCGCCGTCGCTGAAGGTGCTGGCCGACCACATCCGCGCCTGTTCCTTCCTCATCGCCGACGGCGTGATCCCCGGCAACGAGGGCCGCGGCTACGTGCTGCGCCGCATCGTCCGCCGCGCCATCCGCCACGGCTACAAGCTGGGCGCGCGCGCCGCCTTCTTCCACCGCATGGTGCCGGACCTGGTCGCCGAGATGGGCGCCGCGTATCCGGAACTGAAGGCCGGCGAGAAGCGCGTGGCCGAGGTGCTGAAGCAGGAAGAGGAACGCTTCTTCGCCACCATCGAGAACGGCATGGCGATCGTCGAGGCCGAACTCGCGGCGATGGAAGCCGCCGGCGAGAAGGTCTTCGACGGCGGCACCGCCTTCAAGCTGCACGACACCTTCGGTTTTCCGCTGGACCTCACCGCCGACATCTGCCGCGAGCGCGGCGTGACGGTGGATGCGCCGGCCTTCGACGCCGCGATGGCGCGGCAGAAGGAACAGGCGCGCGCCGCCGGCAAGTTCAGGATGGTGGCCAACCTCGACTACGACGGCCCGGAGACGACCTTCCACGGCTATGAACTGCTCGAGGAGAAGGGCAACATCCTCGCGCTGTACAAGGACGGCGCGGCAATCAATGAACTCGCCGAAGGCGACATGGGCGTGGTGGTGCTCGACCACACGCCGTTCTATGCCGAATCCGGCGGCCAGGCCGGCGACCGCGGCGAACTGCGCGGCAGCGCCGGCATCTTCGGCGTGGAAGACACGCAGAAGATCCAGGCCGCGGTGTTCGGCCACCACGGCGTGGTGCGCACCGGCAGGCTGTCGGTGGGCCAGGGCGTGAATGCCCGCGTGGACGTCGCCGCCCGCCTCGCCACCGCGCGCAACCACTCCGTCACCCACCTCATGCACAAGGCGCTGCGCGAGGTGCTCGGCGCCCACGTGCAGCAGAAGGGCTCGCTGGTCGATTCCGACAAGACGCGCTTCGACTTCGCCCACACCGCGCCGATGACGCCGGAAGAGATCCGCGAGGTGGAGGAGATCGTCAACCGCGAGATCCTCGCCAACGCCGCCACCGAGGCCGCGGTGATGGCGCTCGAGGATGCGCAGAAGGCGGGCGCGATGATGCTGTTCGGCGAGAAGTACGGCGACGAGGTGCGCGTGCTGACGATCGGCTCGTCGAAGGAACTGTGCGGCGGCACCCACGTGGCGCGCACCGGCGACATCGGCCTCTTCAAGATCGTGTCCGAGGGCGGCGTCGCCGCCGGCATCCGCCGCGTCGAGGCGGTCACCGGCGAGAACGCGCTGCATTACGCCCAGGAGCAGGAGCGCCGCGTGCAGGGCATGTCGGCGCTGCTGAAGGTGCAGCCCGACGAAGTGGCCGAGCGCGTCGCCGGCATCCTCGACAACGTGCGCGCGCTGGAGAAGGAACTCGCGCGCCTGAAGAGCAGGCTCGCCTCCAGCCAGGGCGACGACCTCGCGGACCAGGCCGCCGACGTGAAGGGCATCAAGGTGCTTGCCGCCACGCTCGACGGCGCCGACATGCCGACGCTGCGCGAGACGATGGACAAGCTGAAGGACAAGCTGAAATCGGCGGCGATCGTGCTTGCCGCGGTGGCCGACGGCAAGGTGTCGCTGATCGCCGGCGTCACCGCCGACCAGACCGCCAGGGTGAAGGCCGGCGAGCTGGTGAACTTCGTCGCCCAGCAGGTCGGCGGCAAGGGCGGCGGCCGTCCCGACATGGCCCAGGCCGGCGGCACGCAGCCGGAGAACCTGCCGGCGGCGCTGGCCGCGGTGAGGGACTGGGTGGAAGAACGGCTCTGA
- a CDS encoding cob(I)yrinic acid a,c-diamide adenosyltransferase — protein MGHRLSKIYTRTGDAGTTGLGDGRRVSKNSLRIGALGEVDETNAIIGLLLCEELPEDVRALLTDVQHDLFDLGGEVCIPGMSMITGKQVAHLENELDRLNEPLEPLKDFILPGGTRAAALSHHARTVCRRAERALVALAQEEAVNDGPRQYLNRLSDLLFVLGRVLNRAGGRGDVLWQKRKNA, from the coding sequence ATGGGACATCGTCTTTCCAAGATCTACACCCGCACCGGCGACGCCGGCACCACCGGCCTGGGCGACGGCCGGCGCGTATCGAAGAACAGCCTGCGCATCGGTGCGCTGGGCGAGGTTGACGAGACCAACGCGATCATCGGCCTCCTGCTGTGCGAGGAACTGCCCGAGGACGTCCGCGCCCTGCTCACCGACGTGCAGCACGACCTGTTCGACCTCGGCGGCGAGGTGTGCATCCCGGGCATGAGCATGATCACCGGGAAGCAGGTCGCCCACCTGGAGAACGAACTCGACCGCCTGAACGAACCGCTCGAGCCGCTGAAGGATTTCATCCTGCCGGGCGGCACGCGCGCCGCCGCACTCTCCCATCATGCGCGCACCGTCTGCCGCCGCGCCGAACGCGCACTGGTCGCGCTGGCGCAGGAAGAGGCGGTCAACGACGGCCCCCGCCAGTACCTGAACCGCCTGTCCGACCTGCTGTTCGTGCTCGGCCGCGTGCTGAATCGCGCAGGCGGCCGCGGCGACGTGCTGTGGCAGAAGCGGAAGAACGCCTGA
- a CDS encoding porin: MKKTLLTCAIAAGLSGAVHAQSNVTVYGIVDLGYSFRDADGQSNRNAIDSGISSGSRLGFRGTEDLGNGLNVKFVLEQGIKPDTGESDQSGRTFGRASWVSLAGAFGEVRAGRQNALGYDWFAGGVTPWGTNYLQANPKTIFGYDNVAERVDNAVFYYSPSFSGFQGAIGYARNGNGNETAGNENDTAVVSAALRYRNGPLLAVLTYDQKDVADSNTTVNRDDTRNIAIGATYDFGALKAHFGYGQLKNRGFKKDADNENAWLVGLTVPVSTAGKLMATYQRVNDARNMNEYGRKFDDNRSGFAVVYDHGLSKRTSLYAYASQYANVVLDKSGSSDKLGDATELALGVRHSF, translated from the coding sequence GTGAAGAAGACTCTCCTCACCTGCGCCATCGCCGCGGGCCTCTCGGGCGCGGTTCACGCCCAATCGAACGTGACCGTGTACGGGATCGTGGACCTCGGCTACAGCTTCCGCGACGCCGATGGCCAGAGCAACCGCAACGCCATCGACAGCGGCATCTCATCCGGTTCGCGCCTCGGCTTTCGCGGCACCGAGGATCTCGGCAACGGCCTGAATGTGAAATTCGTGCTCGAGCAGGGCATCAAGCCCGACACCGGCGAATCGGACCAGAGCGGGCGTACCTTCGGCCGCGCGAGCTGGGTCAGCCTGGCGGGCGCCTTCGGTGAAGTGCGCGCCGGCCGCCAGAATGCGCTGGGCTACGACTGGTTCGCCGGCGGCGTGACGCCGTGGGGCACCAACTACCTGCAGGCCAACCCGAAGACCATCTTCGGCTACGACAACGTCGCCGAACGCGTCGACAACGCGGTGTTCTACTATTCGCCCAGCTTTTCCGGCTTCCAGGGCGCGATCGGGTATGCGCGCAACGGCAACGGCAACGAAACGGCGGGCAACGAGAACGACACCGCCGTGGTCTCCGCCGCGCTGCGTTACCGCAACGGCCCGCTGCTGGCCGTGCTGACCTACGATCAAAAGGACGTGGCCGATTCGAACACGACCGTCAACCGCGACGACACCCGCAACATCGCGATCGGCGCCACCTACGACTTCGGCGCGCTCAAGGCCCACTTCGGCTACGGCCAGTTGAAGAACCGCGGCTTCAAGAAGGATGCGGACAACGAGAACGCCTGGCTGGTCGGCCTCACCGTGCCGGTGAGCACCGCGGGCAAGCTGATGGCCACCTATCAGCGCGTGAACGATGCCCGCAACATGAACGAGTACGGCCGCAAGTTCGACGACAACCGCAGCGGCTTCGCCGTCGTATACGACCATGGGCTGTCCAAGCGCACCAGTCTGTACGCCTATGCCAGCCAGTACGCCAACGTCGTGCTGGACAAGAGCGGCTCGTCCGACAAGCTCGGCGACGCGACCGAACTCGCTCTCGGCGTGCGCCACAGCTTCTGA
- a CDS encoding ATP-binding cassette domain-containing protein: MTEPTSAALEDPLPHPPAVAVDEAHVPHERPVSLPALYKALWHHAAGMRRLILGAFLLLLASQIFKLGVPWLAGNAINAIQSGGLDSLPSAARWLALVFAAIVASWLLHGPGRILERNVALKVRERLSALLVGRLMSAPLAWHESHHSGEVTHRVQQSTHALYDFAQSQFIYLQNTVRLVGPIIALYLISPLVGWVAIVGYGLIGLLITRFDRVMMRLAVDENRAERAYSAALVDVLGNVLSVLALRRGEGVARLIGERLVAVFGPLKRSIVLNEVKWCSVDLLASLLWCVLVAVYAAEASGAIGGAAVAGAAAGIALGKVFMVYEYAQQAGGVITAIAAHFQSLARQRADYAAAQPLLEAKEVEVPTVRSSSTDHWQRLSIEGLRFSHAGAREAAGIRIDGLELERGRHYALIGPSGAGKSTLLRLLAGLDEAAEGSLHFDGARESDPASTLRTIATLIPQQAEMFEGTLAENLLLGGSAGAERISAALHATCADPLVDGLKGGLATRVTEGGSNWSGGQRQRLALARGVLAAEGSSLVLLDEPTSSLDPETEVRVYARLFEHFADATLISSVHRLHLLDRFDGVILMRAGRVEAAGTAWQLAQSSALFREMLAAQGETNGGG, from the coding sequence ATGACCGAGCCCACCTCCGCCGCTCTCGAGGACCCGCTGCCTCATCCGCCCGCCGTCGCCGTCGACGAAGCTCACGTCCCCCACGAACGCCCGGTTAGTCTGCCGGCCCTGTACAAGGCCCTGTGGCATCACGCCGCGGGCATGCGGCGCCTGATCCTGGGCGCCTTCCTGTTGTTGCTGGCGTCCCAGATCTTCAAGCTGGGGGTGCCGTGGCTGGCCGGGAATGCGATCAACGCGATCCAGTCGGGCGGGCTGGATTCGCTGCCGTCGGCGGCGCGCTGGCTGGCGCTGGTGTTTGCCGCCATCGTCGCGAGCTGGCTGCTGCACGGGCCGGGGCGCATCCTCGAGCGCAACGTCGCGCTGAAGGTGCGCGAGCGGCTGTCGGCGCTGCTGGTGGGCCGCCTGATGTCGGCGCCGCTGGCCTGGCACGAAAGCCACCATTCCGGCGAGGTCACCCACCGCGTGCAGCAGAGCACGCATGCGCTGTACGACTTCGCGCAGAGCCAGTTCATCTACCTGCAGAACACGGTGCGGCTCGTCGGGCCGATCATCGCGCTGTACCTGATCTCGCCGCTGGTGGGCTGGGTCGCGATCGTCGGCTATGGCTTGATCGGGCTGCTGATCACCCGCTTCGACCGCGTGATGATGCGGCTGGCGGTGGACGAGAACCGCGCCGAGCGCGCGTATTCGGCGGCGCTGGTGGACGTGCTGGGCAACGTGCTGTCGGTGCTCGCGCTGCGGCGCGGCGAAGGCGTGGCGCGACTGATCGGCGAGCGCCTGGTGGCGGTGTTCGGCCCGCTCAAGCGCAGCATCGTGCTGAACGAGGTCAAGTGGTGCTCGGTGGACCTGCTCGCCAGCTTGCTGTGGTGCGTCCTGGTGGCGGTCTACGCGGCCGAGGCGTCGGGGGCGATCGGCGGCGCGGCGGTGGCGGGCGCGGCGGCCGGCATCGCGCTCGGCAAGGTGTTCATGGTGTACGAGTACGCGCAGCAGGCCGGCGGGGTGATCACCGCGATCGCCGCGCATTTCCAGTCGCTGGCGCGCCAGCGCGCGGACTATGCCGCCGCGCAGCCGCTGCTCGAGGCGAAGGAGGTGGAAGTGCCGACGGTGCGTTCGTCCTCCACCGACCACTGGCAGCGCCTGAGCATCGAGGGCCTGCGTTTCTCGCATGCCGGGGCGCGCGAGGCAGCGGGTATCCGCATCGACGGCCTGGAACTGGAGCGCGGCCGCCACTACGCCCTGATCGGCCCCAGCGGCGCCGGCAAGAGCACCTTGCTGCGCCTGCTCGCCGGGCTGGACGAGGCGGCGGAGGGCTCGCTGCATTTCGACGGCGCGCGCGAATCCGATCCCGCTTCGACGCTGCGCACCATCGCGACGCTGATTCCGCAGCAGGCCGAGATGTTCGAGGGCACGCTGGCGGAGAACCTGCTGCTGGGCGGCAGCGCCGGCGCCGAGCGCATTTCGGCCGCCCTGCACGCCACCTGCGCCGATCCGCTGGTCGATGGGCTGAAGGGAGGGCTGGCGACGCGCGTCACCGAGGGCGGTTCGAACTGGTCGGGGGGCCAGCGCCAGCGTCTTGCACTGGCGCGCGGCGTGCTCGCGGCCGAAGGCTCGTCGCTGGTGCTGCTCGACGAGCCGACCAGCAGCCTCGATCCGGAGACCGAAGTCAGGGTCTATGCCCGCCTGTTCGAGCATTTCGCCGATGCGACGCTGATCTCGTCGGTGCACCGGCTGCACCTGCTCGACCGCTTCGACGGCGTGATCCTGATGCGCGCCGGCCGTGTGGAGGCGGCGGGCACCGCGTGGCAACTGGCGCAGTCGTCGGCGCTGTTCCGCGAGATGCTGGCGGCCCAGGGCGAGACCAACGGCGGCGGCTGA
- the dinB gene encoding DNA polymerase IV: MRKIIHCDCDCFYAAIEMRDDPSLAGKPLAVGGRAEQRGVVATCNYEARAFGVHSAMSTARALTLCPHLILLPPDFARYREASRRILAIYRGYTPLVEPLSLDEAYLDVTGVDRCRGSATLMAQEIRARIREEVGITASAGIAPNKFLAKVASDWNKPDGQFVVRPQDVDAFVAALPVKKIFGVGKVTAAKLNRLGVETCGDLRAWSLADLAREFGSFGASLHRLCRGIDERPVRPDRIRKSLSVETTYAADLPDLAACRAALPALIDEFRQRFARTGEPRPVHKAVVKIKFADFSQTTAECVCAAPDEAVWMALLDEGHARRARPVRLLGVGVRFAEGAAQDDGHGQIGLFDDGPACEDSREPDNQTTN; the protein is encoded by the coding sequence ATGCGCAAGATCATCCACTGCGATTGCGACTGCTTCTACGCCGCGATTGAAATGCGCGACGACCCGTCGCTCGCCGGCAAGCCGCTGGCGGTGGGCGGCCGGGCGGAGCAGCGCGGGGTGGTGGCGACCTGCAATTACGAAGCGCGCGCCTTCGGCGTGCATTCGGCGATGTCCACCGCGCGCGCGCTGACGCTGTGCCCGCACCTCATCCTGCTGCCGCCGGACTTCGCCCGCTACCGCGAGGCTTCGCGCCGCATCCTGGCAATCTACCGCGGCTACACGCCGCTGGTGGAGCCGCTGTCGCTCGACGAAGCCTATCTCGACGTGACCGGCGTCGATCGCTGCCGCGGCTCGGCGACGCTGATGGCGCAGGAGATCCGTGCGCGCATCCGCGAGGAGGTGGGCATCACCGCGTCGGCGGGTATCGCGCCGAACAAGTTCCTCGCCAAGGTCGCGAGCGACTGGAACAAGCCGGACGGGCAGTTCGTGGTGCGGCCGCAGGACGTGGATGCCTTCGTCGCCGCCTTGCCGGTGAAGAAGATCTTCGGCGTCGGCAAGGTCACCGCGGCGAAGCTGAACCGGCTCGGGGTGGAGACCTGCGGCGACCTGAGGGCGTGGAGCCTGGCCGATCTCGCGCGCGAGTTCGGCAGCTTCGGCGCCAGCCTGCACCGTCTGTGCCGCGGGATCGACGAACGGCCGGTGCGGCCGGACCGCATCCGCAAGTCGCTGTCGGTGGAAACGACGTATGCCGCCGATCTGCCCGATCTGGCGGCCTGCCGCGCGGCGCTGCCGGCGCTGATCGACGAATTCCGGCAGCGTTTCGCCCGCACCGGGGAGCCGCGGCCGGTGCACAAGGCGGTGGTCAAGATCAAGTTCGCCGATTTCAGCCAGACCACCGCCGAGTGCGTTTGCGCCGCGCCGGACGAGGCGGTGTGGATGGCGCTGCTCGACGAAGGCCATGCGCGCCGCGCGCGGCCGGTGCGGCTGCTGGGCGTGGGGGTGCGGTTCGCCGAAGGAGCGGCGCAGGACGACGGGCACGGGCAGATCGGGCTGTTCGATGACGGTCCGGCGTGCGAGGATAGCCGCGAGCCGGACAACCAAACGACAAACTGA